A DNA window from Enterobacter asburiae contains the following coding sequences:
- a CDS encoding DUF485 domain-containing protein — protein MNNDICQQIENSAHYRELVDKRQRFAFILSIIMLVIYVGFILLIAFAPHWLGTPLHEGTSVTRGIPIGIGVIVISFLLTGVYVWRANGEFDRLNKAVLQEVKAS, from the coding sequence ATGAATAACGATATTTGTCAGCAGATAGAGAATAGTGCGCACTACAGGGAGCTCGTCGATAAGCGGCAACGGTTTGCCTTCATCCTTTCCATCATCATGCTGGTTATCTACGTCGGCTTTATTCTGCTGATCGCCTTTGCCCCGCACTGGCTGGGCACCCCGCTGCACGAGGGGACCAGCGTGACGCGCGGTATTCCGATTGGCATTGGCGTGATTGTGATTTCATTCCTGCTGACCGGCGTCTACGTCTGGCGCGCGAACGGTGAATTCGATCGACTTAATAAAGCGGTACTGCAAGAGGTGAAAGCATCATGA
- a CDS encoding Na+/H+ antiporter — protein sequence MEIFFTILIMTLVVSLSGVVTRVLPFQVPLPLMQIAIGALLAWPTFGLHVEFDPELFLVLFIPPLLFADGWKTPTREFLEHGREIFGLALALVVVTVVGIGFLIYWAVPGIPLIPAFALAAVLSPTDAVALSGIVGEGRIPKKIMGILQGEALMNDASGLVALKFAVAVAMGTMVFTIGGATLEFFKVAIGGILAGFVVSWLYGRSLRFLSRWGGDEPATQIVLLFLLPFASYLIAEHIGVSGILAAVAAGMTITRSGVMRRAPLAMRLRANSTWAMLEFVFNGMVFLLLGLQLPGIMESSLVAAEADPNVEVWMLFTDIVLIYMALMLVRFGWLWTMKNFSVRFLKKKPMEFGSWTTRELLIASFAGVRGAITLAGVLSIPLLLPTGDVFPARYELVFLAAGVILFSLFVGVIMLPILLQHIDAGDSTQQHKEERIARAATAEVAIVAIQKMEERLAADAEENIDNQLLTEVSSRVIGNLRRRADGRNDVESSLQEENLERRFRLAALRSERAELYHLRATRQISNETLQKLLHDLDLLEALLIENQ from the coding sequence ATGGAAATCTTCTTCACAATACTCATCATGACCCTTGTGGTCTCGCTATCCGGGGTGGTTACACGCGTACTGCCCTTTCAGGTCCCCCTGCCATTAATGCAAATTGCCATCGGCGCGCTGCTGGCGTGGCCGACGTTTGGCCTGCACGTGGAATTTGACCCCGAACTGTTCCTCGTGCTGTTTATCCCGCCGCTGCTGTTTGCCGATGGCTGGAAAACGCCCACCCGCGAATTCCTTGAGCACGGGCGCGAGATCTTCGGCCTGGCGCTGGCGCTGGTGGTGGTCACCGTCGTCGGGATTGGTTTTCTGATCTACTGGGCGGTACCGGGTATTCCATTAATACCGGCTTTTGCGCTGGCCGCCGTGCTGTCGCCAACCGATGCCGTGGCGCTGTCCGGCATTGTGGGTGAAGGCCGTATTCCGAAGAAAATCATGGGGATTTTACAGGGTGAGGCGCTGATGAACGACGCCTCCGGCCTGGTCGCCCTGAAGTTTGCCGTGGCCGTTGCGATGGGCACGATGGTCTTTACCATCGGCGGCGCAACCCTGGAATTCTTCAAGGTGGCGATTGGCGGTATTCTCGCAGGCTTCGTGGTGAGCTGGCTGTACGGCCGCTCATTGCGCTTCCTCAGCCGCTGGGGCGGCGATGAACCCGCAACGCAGATCGTACTGCTGTTCCTGCTGCCGTTTGCCTCTTATCTGATTGCCGAACATATCGGCGTGTCGGGCATTCTGGCAGCGGTTGCGGCGGGGATGACCATTACCCGTTCCGGCGTAATGCGCCGCGCGCCGCTGGCCATGCGCCTGCGTGCAAACAGCACCTGGGCCATGCTGGAATTTGTCTTTAACGGCATGGTGTTCCTGCTGTTGGGCCTGCAGCTGCCGGGCATTATGGAATCCTCGCTGGTGGCGGCGGAGGCCGATCCGAACGTTGAGGTCTGGATGCTGTTTACCGACATCGTGCTGATCTACATGGCGCTGATGCTGGTGCGTTTCGGCTGGCTGTGGACGATGAAAAACTTCAGCGTACGTTTCCTGAAGAAAAAGCCGATGGAGTTCGGCTCGTGGACAACGCGTGAGCTGCTGATCGCCTCTTTTGCGGGCGTACGCGGGGCGATCACCCTTGCCGGTGTGCTCTCCATTCCGCTGCTGCTGCCCACGGGCGACGTCTTCCCGGCGCGCTACGAGCTGGTCTTCCTGGCGGCGGGCGTGATTCTGTTCTCCCTGTTTGTCGGCGTGATTATGCTGCCGATTTTACTCCAGCATATTGATGCCGGTGATTCGACTCAGCAGCATAAAGAGGAGCGTATTGCCCGGGCGGCCACCGCCGAAGTAGCAATTGTCGCGATTCAGAAGATGGAAGAGCGTCTGGCCGCGGATGCGGAAGAGAACATCGATAATCAGCTGCTGACGGAGGTCAGTTCCCGCGTGATTGGTAACCTGCGCCGCCGCGCGGACGGGCGTAACGATGTGGAAAGCTCGCTGCAGGAGGAAAACCTGGAGCGCCGGTTCCGCCTGGCGGCGCTGCGCTCAGAGCGCGCCGAGCTGTACCATCTGCGCGCCACGCGCCAGATCAGCAACGAAACGCTGCAAAAGCTGCTGCACGATCTGGACCTGCTGGAAGCGCTGTTGATAGAGAATCAATAG
- a CDS encoding LysR family transcriptional regulator: MDIRTLRYFVEVVRQQSFTRAAEKLFVTQPTISKMLKNLEDELNCTLLIRDGRKLLLTDTGRVVFERGLAILAEFRQLEAELGDINHLKKGVLRLGIPPMVGMMMAGPISLFRQRYPGVELKISEFGGLTVQQAVTNGELDVAMTALPVEEESGLATLPLFSHPLCVLVPRSGDWLKLDSVRPELLGEHPLLIYNEDFALSRQLMTLFNQHNVKPRIAVRSGQWDFLAAMVQAGVGIAILPQPICERLDKNTLRWIPLESDLHWQLGMIWREGVYLSQSAQAWLQCCEGFWVPSP, encoded by the coding sequence ATGGACATAAGAACGCTGCGCTATTTTGTCGAAGTGGTTCGTCAGCAAAGTTTTACCCGCGCAGCGGAGAAGTTGTTTGTTACCCAGCCCACCATCAGCAAAATGCTGAAAAACCTCGAAGATGAACTGAACTGTACCCTGCTGATCCGCGACGGGCGCAAGCTGTTGCTGACCGACACCGGACGCGTAGTATTCGAACGCGGTCTGGCGATTCTGGCGGAGTTTCGCCAGCTGGAAGCAGAGCTGGGCGATATCAATCATCTGAAGAAAGGAGTGCTTCGCCTCGGCATTCCGCCCATGGTGGGGATGATGATGGCCGGGCCGATTAGCCTGTTTCGCCAGCGTTATCCCGGCGTTGAGCTGAAGATTTCGGAGTTTGGTGGGTTAACCGTCCAGCAGGCCGTCACCAACGGCGAGCTCGACGTGGCAATGACCGCCCTCCCCGTTGAGGAAGAGAGCGGTCTGGCGACGCTTCCGCTCTTTAGCCACCCGCTGTGCGTGCTGGTTCCCCGCTCCGGCGACTGGCTGAAGTTAGACTCGGTGAGACCTGAACTGCTCGGCGAGCACCCTCTGCTGATCTACAACGAAGACTTCGCCCTCAGCCGCCAGCTGATGACGCTGTTTAACCAGCATAACGTCAAGCCGCGCATAGCGGTGCGCAGCGGACAGTGGGATTTCCTGGCGGCGATGGTACAGGCCGGCGTGGGGATTGCCATTCTGCCGCAGCCAATTTGCGAGCGGCTGGATAAAAACACGCTGCGCTGGATCCCGCTGGAGAGCGACCTGCACTGGCAGCTGGGGATGATCTGGCGCGAAGGGGTGTATTTATCGCAGAGCGCGCAGGCGTGGCTGCAGTGTTGTGAGGGGTTTTGGGTGCCCTCACCCTAA
- a CDS encoding CidA/LrgA family protein, which translates to MAVALSRVTPAVVQRLQVPVQVLLYAGLFVFAEYLVGWLHLPLPANLVGMLLMLTLILCRVIPLNWVRAGARWLLAEMLLFFVPAVVAVVNYAQLLMVDGWRIFAVIALSTLMVLGATAWVVDKVYRFEISRHKHD; encoded by the coding sequence ATGGCCGTGGCGTTAAGCCGTGTTACGCCTGCCGTTGTGCAACGACTCCAGGTCCCGGTGCAGGTACTGCTCTACGCGGGACTGTTTGTTTTCGCGGAATATCTTGTCGGCTGGCTGCATCTGCCGCTGCCCGCCAATCTTGTCGGGATGCTGCTGATGCTGACGCTTATTCTGTGCCGCGTGATCCCCCTTAACTGGGTACGCGCCGGGGCGCGCTGGCTGCTGGCGGAGATGCTGCTGTTCTTTGTTCCGGCGGTGGTGGCGGTGGTGAACTATGCGCAGCTGCTGATGGTGGACGGCTGGCGAATCTTTGCGGTTATCGCGCTGAGTACGCTGATGGTGCTGGGGGCAACCGCCTGGGTGGTGGATAAAGTGTATCGCTTTGAAATCAGCAGGCACAAACATGACTAA
- the actP gene encoding cation/acetate symporter ActP, translated as MKRVLTALAATLPFAAHAADAITGEVQRQPTNWQAIVMFLIFVLLTLYITYWASKRVRSRNDYYTAGGNITGFQNGLAIAGDFMSAASFLGISALVYTSGYDGLIYSLGFLVGWPIILFLIAERLRNLGRYTFADVASYRLKQGPIRTLSACGSLVVVALYLIAQMVGAGKLIELLFGLNYHVAVVLVGVLMVMYVLFGGMLATTWVQIIKAVLLLFGASFMAFMVMKHVGFSFNNLFTEAMAVHPKGEAIMSPGGLVKDPISALSLGLGLMFGTAGLPHILMRFFTVSDAREARKSVFYATGFMGYFYILTFIIGFGAIMLVGANPAFKDAAGALIGGNNMAAVHLADAVGGNLFLGFISAVAFATILAVVAGLTLAGASAVSHDLYANVIRKGASERDELKVSKITVLVLGVVAILLGILFEKQNIAFMVGLAFSIAASCNFPIILLSMYWSKLTTRGAMIGGWLGLLTAVILMILGPTIWVQILGHASAIFPYEYPALFSIAVAFIGIWFFSATDNSPEGNLEREKFRAQFIRSQTGLGVEQGRAH; from the coding sequence ATGAAGAGAGTTCTGACGGCGCTCGCCGCCACGCTTCCCTTTGCCGCCCACGCGGCGGATGCCATTACCGGCGAGGTCCAGCGCCAGCCAACCAACTGGCAGGCCATTGTGATGTTCCTGATTTTCGTCCTGCTGACGCTGTACATCACCTACTGGGCGTCGAAACGCGTGCGCTCCCGTAACGATTACTACACCGCTGGCGGCAACATTACCGGCTTCCAGAACGGGCTGGCGATTGCGGGTGACTTTATGTCCGCCGCCTCGTTCCTCGGGATCTCCGCGCTGGTGTATACCTCCGGCTATGACGGCCTGATTTATTCCCTCGGCTTCCTCGTCGGCTGGCCGATCATCCTGTTCCTGATTGCCGAACGCCTGCGTAACCTGGGCCGCTATACCTTCGCTGACGTGGCCTCCTATCGCCTGAAGCAGGGGCCGATTCGCACCCTCTCCGCCTGCGGTTCGCTGGTGGTGGTGGCGCTGTACCTGATTGCGCAGATGGTCGGCGCGGGTAAATTGATCGAACTGCTGTTCGGCCTGAACTACCACGTCGCGGTGGTGCTGGTTGGCGTGCTGATGGTGATGTACGTGCTGTTCGGCGGCATGCTGGCAACCACCTGGGTGCAGATCATCAAAGCCGTCCTGCTGCTGTTCGGCGCCAGCTTTATGGCCTTTATGGTGATGAAGCACGTCGGGTTCAGCTTCAATAACCTGTTCACCGAAGCGATGGCGGTCCACCCGAAAGGGGAAGCGATCATGAGCCCGGGCGGGCTGGTGAAAGACCCGATATCCGCGCTCTCGCTTGGTCTTGGCCTGATGTTCGGTACCGCTGGCCTGCCGCATATCCTGATGCGTTTCTTTACCGTGAGCGACGCGCGTGAAGCGCGCAAGAGCGTCTTCTACGCCACCGGTTTCATGGGTTACTTCTATATCCTCACCTTTATCATCGGCTTTGGCGCGATCATGCTGGTGGGGGCGAACCCGGCGTTTAAAGACGCGGCGGGCGCGCTGATTGGCGGTAACAACATGGCGGCGGTGCATCTGGCGGACGCGGTGGGCGGTAACCTGTTCCTCGGCTTTATCTCCGCTGTGGCCTTCGCCACCATTCTTGCGGTGGTTGCAGGACTGACGCTCGCCGGCGCGTCTGCGGTGTCGCATGACCTCTACGCCAACGTTATCCGCAAAGGTGCGAGCGAGCGCGACGAGCTGAAGGTCTCGAAAATCACCGTGCTGGTGCTGGGCGTGGTCGCGATTCTGTTAGGCATTCTGTTCGAGAAGCAGAACATCGCGTTTATGGTGGGGCTTGCCTTCTCGATTGCGGCAAGCTGTAACTTCCCGATCATCCTGCTCTCCATGTACTGGTCGAAGCTGACCACGCGCGGCGCGATGATTGGCGGCTGGCTGGGGCTGCTTACGGCGGTGATCCTGATGATTCTGGGCCCGACCATCTGGGTGCAGATCCTCGGTCACGCAAGCGCTATCTTCCCGTATGAATACCCGGCGCTGTTCTCGATCGCCGTGGCGTTTATCGGCATCTGGTTCTTCTCGGCCACCGACAATTCGCCGGAGGGTAACCTGGAGCGTGAGAAATTCCGCGCCCAGTTCATCCGCTCACAAACCGGCCTGGGCGTTGAGCAGGGCCGCGCGCACTAA
- the gltP gene encoding glutamate/aspartate:proton symporter GltP: MKNVKVSLAWQILIALVLGILLGSYLHYHSDSREWLIANLLSPAGDIFIHLIKMIVVPIVISTLVVGIAGVGDAKQLGRIGAKTIIYFEVITTVAIILGITLANVFQPGSGIDMSQLATVDISKYQSTTADVQSHAHGLMGTILSLVPTNIVASMAKGEMLPIIFFSVLFGLGLSSLPATHREPLVTVFRSISETMFKVTHMVMRYAPVGVFALIAVTVANFGFASLWPLAKLVLLVHFAILFFALVVLGIVARLCGLSIWILIRILKDELILAYSTASSESVLPRIIEKMEAYGAPASITSFVVPTGYSFNLDGSTLYQSIAAIFIAQLYGIDLSLWQEIVLVLTLMVTSKGIAGVPGVSFVVLLATLGSVGIPLEGLAFIAGVDRILDMARTALNVVGNALAVLVIAKWEHKFDRKKALAYEREVLGRFDKTADQ; the protein is encoded by the coding sequence ATGAAAAACGTTAAAGTCAGCCTTGCCTGGCAGATCTTAATCGCCCTTGTGCTGGGCATCTTGCTGGGCAGTTACCTCCACTATCATAGCGACAGCCGCGAATGGCTGATTGCGAACCTGCTTTCACCGGCAGGGGATATCTTTATTCATCTGATCAAGATGATCGTGGTGCCGATTGTGATCTCGACGCTGGTGGTCGGTATTGCGGGCGTCGGCGATGCGAAGCAGTTAGGCCGTATTGGTGCGAAAACCATTATCTATTTCGAAGTGATCACTACGGTTGCGATTATCCTCGGTATCACGCTGGCGAACGTGTTCCAGCCGGGGTCCGGGATCGATATGTCGCAGCTGGCAACGGTGGATATTTCGAAATACCAAAGTACGACCGCTGACGTGCAGAGCCATGCGCATGGCCTGATGGGCACTATCCTGTCGCTGGTGCCGACCAATATCGTGGCGTCGATGGCGAAGGGCGAGATGCTGCCTATCATCTTCTTCTCGGTGCTGTTTGGTCTGGGGCTCTCTTCCCTGCCGGCGACGCACCGTGAGCCGCTGGTGACCGTGTTCCGCTCTATCTCCGAAACCATGTTCAAAGTGACGCACATGGTGATGCGTTACGCGCCGGTAGGGGTGTTTGCGCTTATCGCCGTCACCGTGGCGAACTTCGGTTTTGCCTCCCTGTGGCCGCTGGCGAAGCTGGTGCTCCTGGTGCACTTCGCCATTCTGTTCTTCGCGCTGGTGGTGCTGGGGATCGTGGCGCGCCTGTGCGGGCTGAGCATCTGGATCCTGATTCGCATCCTGAAAGATGAGCTGATTCTGGCGTACTCCACGGCAAGTTCTGAGAGCGTGCTGCCGCGCATCATTGAGAAGATGGAAGCCTACGGCGCGCCTGCCTCTATTACCAGCTTCGTGGTACCGACCGGCTACTCCTTTAACCTGGACGGTTCGACGCTGTACCAGAGCATCGCCGCTATCTTTATTGCGCAGCTGTACGGCATTGACCTGTCGCTGTGGCAGGAGATCGTGCTGGTGCTGACGCTGATGGTGACGTCCAAAGGTATTGCAGGCGTTCCGGGCGTCTCCTTCGTGGTGCTGCTGGCAACGCTTGGCAGCGTCGGTATTCCGCTGGAAGGTCTGGCGTTTATCGCCGGTGTCGACCGTATCCTCGACATGGCGCGTACCGCGCTGAACGTGGTGGGGAATGCCCTGGCGGTGCTGGTTATCGCCAAGTGGGAACACAAATTCGATCGTAAAAAAGCGCTGGCGTATGAACGCGAGGTGCTGGGTCGTTTTGATAAGACGGCCGACCAGTAA
- a CDS encoding LrgB family protein, with protein MTNFQISVLCLIATLAIYFANKRLYRRFHALPLMPLVFTPILLVLMLVFGHISWQNYIGESHWLLWLLGPATIAFAVPVYDNLAIIKRHWMSLSAGVITATVVAVCSSVWLARLFTLPDEIQRSLAVRSVTTPFALAAAKPLGGQPDLVALFVVVTGVFGMAVGDMLFLRLSIREGMAKGAGFGAASHGAGTARSYELGQQEGVVASLVMMLSGVVMVLIAPLVAWVMF; from the coding sequence ATGACTAATTTTCAGATCAGCGTCTTGTGCCTGATTGCGACGCTGGCGATCTACTTTGCCAACAAGCGGCTGTATCGCCGCTTTCATGCCCTGCCGCTGATGCCGCTGGTCTTCACGCCGATCCTGCTGGTGCTGATGCTGGTCTTCGGCCACATCTCCTGGCAGAACTACATTGGCGAATCCCACTGGCTGCTGTGGCTGCTCGGCCCGGCGACCATCGCTTTTGCCGTCCCCGTTTACGACAACCTGGCGATTATCAAACGCCACTGGATGTCGCTCAGCGCGGGCGTGATCACCGCCACGGTGGTCGCGGTGTGTAGCTCCGTCTGGCTGGCGCGGCTGTTTACGCTGCCCGATGAAATTCAGCGCAGCCTGGCGGTGCGTTCGGTGACCACGCCGTTTGCGCTGGCGGCCGCTAAACCGCTCGGCGGGCAGCCGGACCTGGTGGCGCTGTTTGTTGTCGTGACGGGTGTGTTCGGTATGGCGGTCGGCGATATGTTGTTCCTGCGCTTGTCGATCCGGGAAGGGATGGCGAAAGGCGCGGGGTTTGGCGCGGCATCGCACGGGGCTGGCACGGCACGTTCGTATGAGCTGGGGCAGCAGGAGGGCGTTGTCGCAAGCCTGGTAATGATGCTCTCAGGCGTAGTGATGGTGCTGATTGCGCCGCTGGTGGCGTGGGTGATGTTTTAA
- the ghxP gene encoding guanine/hypoxanthine transporter GhxP: MSTPSARTGGSLDAMFKISARGSTVRQEIVAGLTTFLAMVYSVIVVPGMLGKAGFPPAAVFVATCLVAGVGSIVMGLWANLPLAIGCAISLTAFTAFSLVLGQHISVPVALGAVFLMGVLFTVISATGIRSWILRNLPQGVAHGTGIGIGLFLLLIAANGVGLVIKNPLDGLPVALGHFASFPVIMSLIGLAVIIGLEKLKVPGGILLTIIGVSIVGLIFDPTVHFSGIFAMPSLSDDKGNSLIGSLDIVGALNPVILPSVLALVMTAVFDATGTIRAVAGQANLLDKDGQIIDGGKALTTDSLSSVFSGLVGAAPAAVYIESAAGTAAGGKTGLTAITVGVLFMLILFLSPLSYLVPAYATAPALMYVGLLMLSNVAKIDFADFVDAMSGLITAVFIVLTCNIVTGIMIGFASLVIGRLVSGEWRKLNVGTVIIAVALVAFYAGGWAI; this comes from the coding sequence ATGTCTACGCCATCTGCGCGTACTGGCGGTTCACTTGACGCCATGTTTAAAATTTCGGCCCGCGGCAGCACCGTGCGCCAGGAAATTGTTGCCGGTTTGACAACGTTTCTGGCGATGGTTTATTCCGTCATCGTTGTGCCGGGCATGCTGGGCAAAGCAGGCTTCCCGCCAGCGGCTGTCTTTGTGGCGACCTGTCTTGTGGCCGGCGTGGGCTCCATCGTGATGGGTCTGTGGGCGAACCTGCCGCTGGCGATTGGTTGCGCCATCTCTCTGACCGCGTTTACCGCGTTCAGCCTGGTGCTGGGTCAGCACATCAGCGTACCGGTTGCGCTGGGTGCCGTGTTCCTGATGGGTGTGCTGTTTACCGTGATTTCAGCGACCGGCATCCGTAGCTGGATTTTGCGCAACCTGCCGCAGGGCGTGGCGCACGGTACCGGCATCGGTATCGGCCTGTTCCTGTTGCTGATCGCCGCCAACGGTGTCGGTCTGGTCATTAAGAACCCGCTGGACGGTCTGCCTGTAGCGCTGGGCCACTTCGCCAGCTTCCCGGTGATCATGTCGCTGATCGGTCTGGCGGTGATTATCGGTCTGGAAAAACTGAAGGTGCCTGGCGGCATTCTGCTGACTATTATCGGCGTTTCTATTGTCGGCCTGATTTTCGATCCAACCGTACACTTCTCCGGTATCTTCGCCATGCCGTCGCTGAGCGATGACAAAGGCAACTCTCTGATTGGCAGCCTGGATATCGTTGGCGCGCTGAACCCGGTGATCCTGCCAAGCGTGCTGGCGCTGGTCATGACCGCCGTGTTTGACGCGACCGGTACCATTCGTGCGGTGGCCGGTCAGGCGAACCTGCTGGATAAAGACGGTCAGATTATTGATGGCGGCAAAGCGCTGACCACTGACTCCCTGAGCAGCGTCTTCTCCGGCCTGGTGGGCGCGGCGCCTGCGGCGGTGTACATCGAATCCGCAGCGGGTACGGCGGCAGGCGGTAAAACCGGCCTGACGGCGATCACCGTCGGCGTGCTGTTCATGCTGATCCTGTTCCTCTCTCCGCTCTCCTATCTGGTTCCGGCGTATGCGACCGCGCCAGCGCTGATGTACGTTGGCCTGCTGATGCTGAGCAACGTGGCGAAAATCGACTTTGCGGACTTCGTGGACGCGATGTCTGGCCTGATTACCGCGGTCTTTATCGTCCTGACCTGTAACATCGTGACCGGCATTATGATCGGCTTCGCGTCGCTGGTGATTGGTCGTCTGGTCTCCGGTGAATGGCGCAAGCTGAACGTCGGCACCGTGATTATCGCCGTTGCGCTGGTAGCGTTCTACGCGGGCGGCTGGGCAATCTAA
- the acs gene encoding acetate--CoA ligase encodes MSQIHKHDIPANIADRCLITPEQYHEKYQQSITAPDTFWGEQGHILDWIKPYQKVKNTSFAPGNVSIKWYEDGTLNLAANCLDRHLAERGNETAIIWEGDDASQSKHITYKELHRDVCRFANVLLEKGIKKGDVVAIYMPMVPEAAVAMLACARIGAIHSVIFGGFSPEAVAGRIVDSSSKLVITADEGVRAGRGIPLKKNVDEALKNPNVKTVSNVIVLKRTGGKIDWTEGRDLWWSDLIENASDQHQPEEMNAEDPLFILYTSGSTGKPKGVLHTTGGYLVYAATTFKYVFDYHPGDIYWCTADVGWVTGHSYLLYGPLACGATTLMFEGVPNWPTPARMCQVVDKHQVNILYTAPTAIRALMAEGDKAIEGTDRSSLRILGSVGEPINPEAWEWYWKKIGNEKCPVMDTWWQTETGGFMITPMPGATQLKAGSATRPFFGVQPALVDNEGNPLEGATEGNLVITDSWPGQARTLFGDHDRFEQTYFSTFKNMYFSGDGARRDEDGYYWITGRVDDVLNVSGHRLGTAEIESALVSHPKIAEAAVVGIPHNIKGQAIYAYVTLNHGEEPSPELYAEVRNWVRKEIGPLATPDVLHWTDSLPKTRSGKIMRRILRKIAAGDTSNLGDTSTLADPGVVEKLLEEKQAIAMPS; translated from the coding sequence ATGAGCCAAATACATAAACACGACATTCCCGCAAATATTGCGGACCGTTGCCTGATCACCCCGGAGCAGTACCACGAGAAATATCAGCAATCTATCACCGCCCCGGACACCTTCTGGGGTGAGCAGGGCCATATCCTTGACTGGATCAAACCTTATCAGAAGGTGAAGAACACCTCCTTTGCACCCGGCAATGTCTCCATTAAATGGTATGAAGATGGCACCCTGAACCTGGCGGCGAACTGCCTCGATCGTCACCTCGCCGAGCGCGGGAACGAGACGGCCATCATCTGGGAAGGCGATGATGCCTCGCAAAGCAAACACATTACCTACAAAGAGCTGCACCGCGACGTGTGCCGCTTCGCCAACGTCCTGCTGGAAAAGGGCATTAAAAAAGGCGATGTAGTCGCTATTTATATGCCGATGGTGCCGGAAGCTGCGGTGGCCATGCTGGCCTGCGCGCGTATCGGCGCGATCCACTCGGTCATTTTCGGCGGGTTCTCGCCAGAGGCGGTTGCGGGCCGTATTGTCGATTCCAGTTCAAAACTGGTGATCACCGCCGATGAAGGCGTGCGCGCCGGACGCGGTATCCCACTGAAGAAAAACGTCGACGAAGCGCTGAAAAACCCGAACGTCAAAACGGTCAGTAACGTCATCGTCCTTAAGCGTACCGGCGGCAAAATCGACTGGACCGAGGGGCGCGACCTGTGGTGGAGCGACCTGATTGAGAACGCGAGCGACCAGCATCAGCCGGAAGAGATGAACGCAGAAGATCCGCTGTTCATTCTTTACACCTCCGGCTCCACCGGTAAGCCGAAAGGCGTGCTGCACACCACCGGCGGCTATCTGGTCTATGCGGCCACCACCTTCAAATACGTCTTCGACTACCATCCGGGCGACATCTACTGGTGTACCGCCGACGTGGGCTGGGTTACCGGACACAGCTACCTGCTGTACGGCCCGCTGGCCTGTGGCGCAACAACGCTGATGTTTGAGGGCGTACCAAACTGGCCGACCCCGGCGCGTATGTGTCAGGTGGTCGACAAACACCAGGTCAACATTCTCTACACCGCGCCAACGGCGATCCGCGCACTGATGGCGGAAGGCGATAAAGCCATCGAAGGCACTGACCGCTCTTCATTGCGCATCCTCGGTTCCGTGGGTGAGCCAATCAACCCGGAAGCCTGGGAGTGGTACTGGAAGAAAATCGGCAACGAGAAATGCCCGGTGATGGACACCTGGTGGCAGACCGAAACCGGCGGCTTCATGATCACTCCGATGCCGGGCGCCACGCAGCTGAAGGCCGGTTCCGCAACCCGTCCGTTCTTCGGCGTGCAGCCTGCGCTGGTGGATAACGAAGGCAACCCGCTGGAAGGCGCCACCGAAGGCAACCTGGTGATCACAGATTCCTGGCCGGGTCAGGCGCGTACCCTGTTCGGCGATCACGATCGCTTCGAGCAGACCTACTTCTCGACCTTTAAAAACATGTACTTCAGCGGCGACGGCGCGCGTCGTGACGAAGATGGCTATTACTGGATAACCGGGCGCGTGGACGACGTGCTGAACGTCTCCGGCCACCGTCTGGGCACTGCTGAGATTGAATCGGCGCTGGTCTCGCATCCGAAGATTGCCGAAGCGGCGGTTGTGGGCATTCCGCACAACATCAAAGGCCAGGCGATTTACGCCTATGTCACTCTGAACCACGGCGAAGAGCCGTCGCCTGAGCTCTACGCTGAGGTGCGCAACTGGGTGCGTAAAGAGATTGGCCCGCTGGCGACGCCGGACGTGCTGCACTGGACCGACTCGCTGCCGAAAACCCGTTCCGGCAAAATTATGCGTCGTATCTTGCGCAAAATCGCGGCTGGAGACACCAGCAACCTCGGTGATACCTCAACGCTCGCGGATCCTGGCGTGGTGGAAAAACTGCTCGAAGAGAAGCAGGCCATCGCGATGCCTTCCTAG